The stretch of DNA GCCGGCGCCGTCGGGTTCCTGCTGTCCGACGCGTCCACGTACGTCACCGGAGCGGAACTCGCCGTCGACGGCGGCTGGACCGCCGGACCGACCGTGAAATACGTCATGGGCCAATGACATCGAATTCGACAGCCACACGAGGAGCACAGACGATGAATCGATTCGACAACCGGCGGATCCTGGTGACCGGCGCTGCGTCGGGTATCGGCCAGGCCACCGCCCTCCGCCTGCTCGAGGAAGGCGGCACCGTCGTCGCGGCCGACGTGTCCGAGGACGGTCTCGCGCGGACCACGGAACTCGCCGAAGCGGCAGGCACGGCGGGGCGCCTCAGCGTCGCCGCCATCGACATCGGCGACGAGACGTCCGTCGTCGACGGTGTGCAGCGCAGCGTCGAGAACCTGGGCGGACTGGACGTGCTCGTGAACGCCGCGGGCATCCTCCGCGCCTCACACACCCATGAGACGTCACTGGACCTGTGGAATCAGGTGATCGGGATCAACCTCACCGGCACCTTCCTCATGGTTCGCGAATGCCTGCCCGCACTGCTGCGGAACGAGCGCAGCGTGGTCGTCAACTTCAGTTCCACGTCCGCCGCGTTCGCGCACCCCTACATGGCCGCATACGCCGCGAGCAAGGGCGGCATCCAGTCGTTCACCCACGCGCTGGCACTCGAATACGGCAAGCAGGGTCTGCGCGCCGTCGGTGTCGCCCCCGGCAGCATCAAGACCGGAATCACCGACGCCACGTCCGGATACGTGCCTTCCGACGCCGATTGGGGCCTGTTCGCCAAGCTGTCGCCCATCCTTCCCACCACCCTGGAATCGGGTGGCGCGGCCATGGGCGGACCCGAGCAGGTCGCCGGAGTCGTCGCCATGCTCGCCTCCGACGACGGCGCATTCGTCACCGGAACCGAGATCCGCATCGACGGCGGCACCCACGCCTGACCCGGCAAACCGTGCGTCAGCGACGGCGGCGGCACGTACGTTGGACTCATGAGTCTCCCCACTCCTGCCGCCGATCGCACCGCGCTCGTCACCGGAGCCTCGTCCGGGATCGGCACGGCCCTCAGCCGTGAACTCAGCCGCCGCGGCCACCAGGTCGTGCTCGTCGCCCGGCGGGCCGAGAAGTTGGAGGAACTGGCCACCGAACTGCGGGCCGCGGGCGGTCGGGCGCACGTGCTGGGCGCCGATCTCTCCGACCGCTCGGCCCGGGCGACCCTGCTCGACCGGGTCGGCGAACTCGGACTGACCCTGGACATCCTCGTCAACAACGCCGGCCTGTCCACGCTCGGCCCGGTCGCCGCGTCCGACCCGGACGCCGAGATGAACATGATCGAGGTCGACGTGACGGCCGTCGCCGACCTGTGCAGCCGCGCCCTGCCAGGCATGGTGCAACGGCGCCGGGGAGCGATCCTCAACGTCGCGTCCACGGCCGCGTTCCAGCCGCTGCCCGGGCAAGCTGCCTACGCCGCAGGCAAGGCCTTCGTCCTTTCCTACACCGAGAGCCTCACCGGCGAGCTGAAGGGCACCGGCGTCACGGCGACCGCCCTCTGCCCCGGACCCGTCGACACCGGATTCGGCGAGACAGCCGGCTTCGCGAAGGAGGACGCCGAAGCCGCACTGCCCAGCTTCATGTGGGAGAGCCCCGAATCCGTGGCCAGGACCGGAATCGACGGCCTCGACAAGGGGCACATGATCGCCATCCCCGGCCTCGCGAATCGCGCCGCTTCCGTGTTCGCCCACCTCGCGCCGAACAAACTCCTCGTCCCCGTCCTGGCCAGCCGCCATCCCGGTTTGCGGACGTAAGTATCGGCCACCGGTTTACTGTGGCCTGGTGGAGATGACTACCGCTACTCGCCGATTCGCACAGTTCACCGCGACCGTGGCCGTCGCCGCCGCCGCCCTTCTCGGGAGCGCCGGTGTGGCCGCCGCCGACGAATGGCCGCCGGTACCCACCGAGCCCAGCCCGGTCGCGCCGTTCGACAACCAGAACTTCCTCACCCCCACCGATCTCGACTATTGGAATCCGCTCGTCAGCGCAAATCGGATCACCTCGCCGTTCGGAACCGCCAACCGCATCGTCTGCACCGGATTCCACGGCGTGCTGCTCGACTGCTGGCAAGCCGATCAGAACGGTCAACCACACAAACTCGTCAAGTTGTCCATGGACTTCCCCGGATCGCTCGGCGCCACCCTCCCCGGCGGAGGTCCCGGACACTTCGTCTACCCGGGCTTCATTCCGGGTATCTGAACCGGACTACAAAGGTTCGCCCTCGACCCGTCCTGCGGGCAGCGTGCGGCCGCAGATCATCAGTGCGAGATCCTCGCCCGTTCCCCGTAATTCGGCGCCCGACCCGTACGACCACTCGAGGTCCGTCGCCCGCAGGCCGCGTCCCTCGATGTCGATGCCGAAATTCGAGTGCCCACCGCCCGCCGTGAGATCGTTGAGGACGACGCGCATCGTCTCCTCCGGCACTCGTCCCGAAACGCCGAGCGGCACGGTGGCGTCGAGACCGTGGATCACCACATGGTTGAGCGCGCCGTGATAGCCGCCGCCCGGCGGAGTCCACCGGCGCATGATGTCCGAGCGCAGGTTGGCGACGAGTTCCGCCGTCGCCAATTCGGCGTCACTACGGGCTATCTCGTTGGACAGCCGGGTGAAATCGAACGCGCACTCGCGCAGACGCGCCATGAACTGATCCTCCGGGTAGCGCGCCGCCATGGTGACATGCGCGACCACTTCACGAATCCGCCAGCCCTCGCACAGCGAAGGCGTGTCCCATTCCGCATCCGAAATCCCGTCGAGGAGATCGGCCAGGGCCGAGAACTCGTTCGCAACCGCCCACTGCAGATCGCCGTCACCGGTCATCGCACCCAGCCCCCACATCTTTCTCGACGAGAGTTCCCACGCCCACCGTAGACCGAATCCCCCGAGTATTGCCTTGGTCGAACATGATTGATATGGTCGAACATACATTCGAATGACCTTGGGGGAGGTTGTTGTGGGGGAAGTGATGGCGGCGGATCTGGATGAGTTGCGTGCGTTCACGGCGCGGCTGCGATGCGTCGAGGCGGGTGGGGACGCCGGGTTGGGGATCGAGTGGCTCGATGCGATCGAGTCGTTGAAGTCGGTCGGGTGTGCGGTGCAGGCGGTGATCACCGACGGGGTCGCGACGAGTATTCGTGCGGATCGGAGGGCTCGGGGGTTGCCGCGATCCGAGTGGGGCCGCGGGATTGCGTCGCAGATTGCGTTGGCGCGCAGGGAATCCCCGAACCGTGGCGGCCGGCATCTCGGTTTCGCGCAGGCTCTGGTGCACGAGATGCCCCATACCCTCGCCCTGTTGCGGTCGGGCCGGTTGAACGAATGGCGCGCCACGTTGCTGGTACGCGAAACGGCGTGCCTGTCGGCCGCGGATCGGGGAAACGTGGACCGCCGGTTGTGTTCGGACCCGGCCACTCTCGACGGGGTCGGGGACCGCGGTCTGATCGCGCAGGCGAAAGCGTTGGCGGTGGAACTCGACGCCGCGTCCGTGGTGCGGCGGCATCGGAAGGCGGTGTCCGACCGTCGGGTCACGACCCGTCCGGCGCCGGATTCCATGGCGTATCTGAGCGTGCTGATGCCGGTCGAGCAGGCGGTGTGTTTGCAGGCGACGCTCGGCCGGGATGCGGACAGCCTGATCGCCACCGGCAACAGTGGTGGTCGCACCCGCAGTCAGCTGATGGTGGACCTGTTGTTCGAACGCGGCACCGGAGTATCAGTGGCGTCGGGTGTGCCGGTGGCGGTGAACCTCGTGCTCTCGGACGAGACACTCCTGGCGGGCGGGCACGAGGCCGCGCAGCTGCAGGGGTTCGGGCCGGTGCCGGCGGGGATCGCGCGGCGACTGGTGGCGGACGCCGTTGATGGTGACGTGGAGACGTCGTTGCGGCGGGTGTATTCGTGCCCGCAGTCGGGGGCGTTGACGGCGATGGAATCGCCGTCGCGCACGTTCCCGAAGAGCCTGAGACAGCTGATCGACCTGCGGGACCGCACGTGCCGCACCCCGTGGTGTGATGCGCCGATCCGGCATCACGACCACATTCGCTCCCGCCGAGAATCCGGTGCCACGACGGTGGACAACGGGTCCGGGCTGTGCGAGGCGTGCAACTACGCGAAGGAAGGCGACGGATGGACCGCCCGACCGGTACACAACCCCGGCGGCACCCACCTCATCGACCTGGGCACCCCGACCGGGCACCACTACCGCTCGGCCGCGCCGCCGCTCCCGGACCCGGCGCATCTGCGCGCGTCATGAGGTGGTGGGGGTTACCCTCTCGGTCACCGGGGTGATCCGCAACAGCACACGTGGCTTCTGCCGACGCGCGAGGACGCGTTCGACGAACATGACGATCCGGTATTCCAGTCCGTACGCGTCCCGGATCGTGCCGGCCATCCTTCGGCTGATGGACTCGTCGGTGACGATCTCGGCCACTGCGGCAACCGGGTCGACCCCAGCGTCCACCTTTCCTCGCCGAGAGCACGGGCGAAGTTCGACGCTCCCGTTGTTGCGTAGCCGCTTCACCTTTCCACTTTCCTCCGGAGTGGTGACGATGAGAGCGTCGCCGTCACGCGCGATCCACACCGGCGTCGACACGGGCTCCCCGGACCGGCGGAACGTGGTGAGGGAGACGAACGATTCGTCTCCCAGCGCAGTGAATGTCACTTGTTTCCACCCGACCAGGCTGTGAGTTCGGCGATGTCTCCGTACAGCGCCGACTGGTAGGTGAGCATCAGCTCCTCCACCCCGCCGAACTGATCGCCGACGTGATGGGTGTTCTCCGCCGACAGCTCACGGTCGCCGGAACGTGAGATGAGTTCGTCGATGCGGCTGTCGAGGCTCATCGCCCGGTTGACTGCCAGCACGGACCGCAGCTGCACCTCGGCTCGGGACAGCAGGTCGCCGATTCGTGCGAGTGCGGCGACGCGGTCGACCAGTTGATCCCATACCGGCTTCAGCGCGTTCTGCCGGGCCTCGACCTGTTGACGGGCCGTGTCGGAATGGGTGGCGCGCAGCGCTTCGTCGAGTTCGATTCGGATTCCGCGCAGCGCAACGGTGTCGACGGCGATCTGCGTCAGCTCTTCGGCGAGGTCGAGTTGGTAACGCTGGACCGCGAAGTGCTCCGAGTGCCACACCTCGGAACCGTCGATCCTGTCGTAGAGCATCCCCGCAAGGTAGAGGAGGGTGTCGTACGAGTCGGCGAATCTGTCGTTGTCGAGATCGGCACCTCTGCCGATGGCGTCGGCGACGCGTCGTCCGACCGCGGCCATCGGGGTGTTCTCGGCCACCTGGCCGAGGCGTTCCGCTGCGGTGCCGCGGGCATAGTTGCCGGCCCGTTCGAGAGCGGTGCCCGCGATCGGCGCCGGCGTGCGTTGCAGTGCCCGGAACAGTGCCTCACGCTGTTCGAGATCCAGGTGAACACCCTCGCGTCGATCCCGGCGCATGGCCCGGACTCCGTTGCCGTAGTGCGCCGGCGACATCACCACCGCGGACCGATACGACTGCACCTTGCGGCCCAGTTCGGTGGCACGGTATTTGAACAGCAGTTGCGCCGGTCCGGGACGCAGGCTGGCGGCGCGGCGCGCCACCTGGGTGTACTCGTCCGTCAGCAGGCGCAGCGCCCCGAAGCCGCCGATCGACGGGATCGTGCGCCCCGCGCGACGTCGGTTCGTGAGTGTCTGCCGAGTGGGGGCGTCGAGACTCCCGGCGGCGATCAGCACGGCGGCGGCGTCCGACAGCGGGGCGTGTGTGCCCGTGATCATGGACCGTTCGCACCAGTTGCGGACCTGGAAGGAGATGTGGGCACGACGCTCCTCGTACTGGGCGCTTTCCGACATCGGGACCTCCTGGCAACCGGCTGATCACCACTGTCCCAGAATTTCGACCGGCGCGCTCTAAGCTCTCCCCCATGACCCCGACGGTGCGTGCGGTGCTCCTGTTCGCGACGGCGTTGCTGGTGGCCGGTTGCGGTCGCGCGGTCGACGGATCCCCCCAGAACGGTGCCGTCGCCGGACCCGCCACCACATCTGCGGTGACGACCGCACCGATGTCACCCGCGCCTTCGGTGACGACCGCACCGAGAACGACCACCACGACGACCACGACAACAACAACAACAACAACCCCGGCCCCGGCCGACCCGCAGGCGTTCGCCGGCAGCGCGGCGGGGAGTTATTACTTCACGACGCCGAGCACCAAGTTCCACTGTGCGATCCTGACGGGCGGCGACCTCCCGACCGCCGGCTGTCACGGCCCGATGCCGGAGTCGGCGCCGAAGGTCCCGGGGGCAGGCGCGTCCGGTACCGCAGTGACTCCTAACGCGATCGAGGTCACCGGCGGCCGCCCCGGTCAGTTCGCCAGCGCCGGCGACCCGCGGTTCTACCCCCTCGACGGATCGGCCGCGCCCGCACTGTCGTACGGACGGGAGTTGCAGGTGAACGACCTGACGTGCCTCGTCGACGAGTCGGCCGGGGTGACGTGCCGCAGCGAGGCCGGTCACGGATTCACGCTCTCGGACAGCGTGTTCCGGGTGTGGTGAGCCGACTCAGCCCAGTTCGTCCGAGCGTCGTTCCATCAGTGTGCGCAGCAGCGTGGTCCCCTTGGCGGTGAAGCCGATCGACTCGATCTCCCCGAGGCCGCGCCCGATGCCCTTGCGGACGCCGTCGAGCATTCTGGTGACGGCACGTTCGGGAACACCGAGCCGTCCCCCGGATTCGACGAAGTGCCTGCGGTTCAGCTTGTTCGCCTTGCCGTAGAAGTCGAGGGCCATCGGGTCGCGCCACCCGAGGTACGGCTGGGTGCAGAGCAGGTCGTACGCGGGTGTGACGCTCCACAACCCCGATTCGGCGAGTTGGACCGAGAAGTTCTTGCCGTGCAGGTCGCCGTTGCCGATCGCGTACGAATAGGCCACCAGCCGAAGCAGTTCCAGGGTGGCCACCCGTGCCGATCCGCCGCCGCGCTCACACACGCCGGCGAGTGCGGTGATCACACCCTCGGTCTTCAGCCGGTATTTGGCGGCGGGGAACATCCCCATCACCTGGCACGCATCCTCCTGTGGTGTGCGGATGACCCGGCCGGACGAATCGACCCTGCGGTCGAAACGCGCGACGAGCAGGCCGGCATTTCCCTTGCCGTCGTGCACCAGCTGGTGGTCGGCGACGGGCAAACCGCACTGCGCGGCGAGCCCCATGAAGAAGTGCTCGTTCTCGACCAATTGCGGGTAGCCCTGTGGGGGTGAGAGTTTGAGAATGGCGGGGCCCTTCTCGGTCGCGATCGGCGTCGAGTACATCTGGGCCGACACCTTCGCCTGCACCCCGGGTAGCGACGTGGGGTCCAGTTTCACGGCCTCGTGCCCCGACATGTGCTCGAACAGTGCCCGCAGGTCCGAACGCTCGATCGCGTCGGGGTCGAACACGGGTGCGGTTTCGGGCGGCGGTACTCCTGCGGGCAGGACGCGCACGTCCCCGATCGTGTCGGCTCCGACCGCCATCAGGATCGTGAGGTGATCGTCCTCGGACGTCTTGGTGGCCGCGACCGCGCCCCGCAACCGGATCCCCTCGGGGAGCAGACCGGCGAAGAACGGCGGGACGCTGCCCCCGCTGGCGCGCACTTCGGTCGAGGAGGTGGGGATCGTCCACGCGACCTGCGGGGCGCCGGGATCCTGCAGGTACGCGGCGTCGTAGCGGAAGACGACGTCCCCTCCCTCCCGCACGAGGCTGCCGGCGAGGCGGTCCCCTTTGTAGACGTCGGCCCGGTCGACGCCGCTGAGGTTCTCGACCATCAGGGCACCACTTCCACGCCCGAGCGAGTGAGCAGCGCCAGACGGCATCCCATCGCGTCCGCGACGGCGTCGACGAGGTCCAGTTGGACGGTGCCCCGGCCCGATTCGATCGACTGCACACTCGACCTCGACACCCCGGCCAGGTCGGCGAGCTCCGCCTGCGTCAGCCCGAGTTGGTGTCGCCGAGCGACGAACCCGTCGGAGATCCCGCCGGTCTCGGTCCGCTCGCGACGGCGTGGGGTCGCCATGGAAGCCTCCTTGATCGTCTCAAAGCTTGTCGACGGATGCTTAACGCCAGTGTGCGCCGATTCTGCTTCGAAGTCCACCCCTATGACTGCGAACGCAAGCATAGAGGCTCGAGTTGATGGAGGGAGAGGAAATCACCCCCTTACGCCTGCGATCGCAAGCACAGACAACGTCACGGCACCCACCCCCTACCCTGGGAACATGCGTATAGGAGCACACGTCCGCCAGGACGAAGATCCGATCGGATACGGCGAACGGCTCGGCGCCGACGTCATTCAGATGTTCCTCACGGACCCGCAGAAATGGGAGAAGCCCCCGACGCATCCGCGGACGGACGAGATCCGCGACAGCCCGATCGACGTCGTCGTGCACTCGTCGTACGTGATCAACGTGGCCAGCCTCAACAACCGGCTCCGGATGCCCTCCCGCAACGCCGTCGCGCAGCAGGCCCAGGCCGCCGCCGACATCGGCGCGATCGGGCTGGTGGTCCACGGCGGGCACGTCCGCGACGGCGAGGACGTGAACGCGGGGATCGTCAACTGGCGCAAACTGTTCGAACGCCAGGCCGACAAGGGCGGATTCCCCGTCCCCATCCTCATCGAGAACACCGCCGGCGGCGACTTCGCGATGGCACGGCACTTCGACGCCATCGACCGGCTGTGGCAGGAGGTCGGCGACTTCGGCGCCGGCTTCTGCCTCGACACCTGCCATGCCTGGGCGGGCGGCGAGGATCTGGTGGGGGTCGTCGAACGCATCAAGGCCATCACCGGCCGCATCGACCTGGTGCACCTCAACAACTCCCGCGACGAGTTCGACTCGGCCCGCGACCGGCACGCCAACCTCGCCGACGGAACCATCGACCCCGAACTGCTCGCCGAGGTCGTGCGGACCGCCGGCGCGCCCGTCGTCCTCGAGACGCCGGCGGAAGGGCTGGCCGACGACCTCGCGTATCTCCGGGAGACGGTCGGCTAGTCGCCCAGCCGGCCGGTCAGCCTGCGGTACCGCTCCTCGCTGACCGGGTTCAGACCCTCCACGGTGACGTCGGTGCCGCGGCTCGCGTACTTCGTGGTGATGCCGTCGAGTGCGGCCACGGTGGAGGCGTCCCAGATGGTGGCGCCCGACAGATCGATGACCACGCGACCCGGGTCGTCGGCGTAGTCGAACGAGAACACGAGGTCGTTGGACGAGGCGAAGAAGAGCTGGCCGCTCACCCGGTACGTCTTCACGTCGCCGTCGCGTTCGCCGCGCACGTCCACCATGTGTGCCACCCGGCGCGCGAACAGCACCATCGCAACGAGTACCCCGACACCCACACCGATCGCGAGATTGTCCGTCGCGAGGGTGCCCGCGACGGTACTGAGCATCACCAGAGTCTCGCTCAGCGGCATCCGCCGGAGTGTGCGGACGCTGTGCCAGTCGAAGGTCGTGGCGGCCACCAGCACCATCACGGCGACGAGCGCCGCCATCGGAATGGTTCCCACCACGTCGCCGAGACCGACCACGAGAATCAGCAGAAACGCACCCGACAGGAACGTCGACAACCGGGTTCGAGCCCCACCGGTCTTGACGTTGATGATGGTCTGCCCGATCAGGGCGCACCCGCCCATCCCGCCGAACAGTCCCGTCACGATGTTCGCGACGCCCTGCCCCCACGACTCCCGCGTCTTGTCCGAATGCGTGTCGGTGACGGAGTCCACCAGTTTGGCGCTCATCAACGATTCGAGGAGTCCGACGACGGCCATCGCCAGCGCGAACGGGGCGATGATCCGCAGGGTGTCGACCGTGAGCGGAACGTCCGGCAACCCGATCAGGGACGGCAGGCCGTCGGGCAGTTCGCCCTGATCCCCGACGGTGGGCACCGCGACACCGGCGAGGACGGTGAACGCGGTGAGACCGACGATCACGAGCAGCGGGGCGGGCACCGCCGTGGTCAGCTTCGGGATCCACACGAGCAGCACGAGACCGGCGGCGAGGAGCGCGTACACCGCCCACGGCACGTTCGTCAGATACGGGAACTGGTGCACGAAGATGAGGATTCCCAGTGCGTTGCAGAAGCCGACCATCACGCTGCGGGGCAGGAACCGCATGAGCCGCGCCACCCCGAGGACGGCGAGGAGGATCTGCATCGCACCGCCGAGGAAGACGGCCGCGATGAGGTACTGCAACCCGTGGGACGCCATGAGCGGGGCCAGCACCAGCGACACCGAGCCGGTGGCCGCGGAGATCATCGCCGGGCGGCCGCCGGTGAACGCGATGGTCATCGCCATGATCGCGGCGGTGAACAGGCCCACCCGCGGATCGACACCCACGATGATGGAGAACGACAACGCCTCCGGGATGAGGGCCATCGCCACGACGAGCGCGGACAACGACTCGATACGAAACACTTTCGGATGCAGCCATACCGGCCGTCGGAGAGCGAGAGAGGGCACGGGCTGACGATCCTTCTTCCTGAACGGGACCCGAAGATCCTATCCGGGGCGCGTTCGACCAGTACGGTTAGCTGATCCGCCGAACGAGGAGGAACGCCGTGCGACGCACACTTCCGGCCGCCCTGATCGCCGTCCTGACCGCACTGTCGCTGGCCGGGTGCGGGAACTCCGATTCGGGTCCGGTGATCGACCAGGTACGCGAATCGGGCGTCCTGAAGGTCGGCACCGAGGGCACGTACACACCGTTCAGCTACCAGGGTCCCGACGGTCAGCTCACCGGGTACGACGTCGATGTCATCCGCGCGGTCGGGGACAAACTCGGCGTGTCCGTCGAGTTCACGCAGACCCCGTGGGACTCCATCTTCGCGGGCCTCGAGGCGAAACGTTACGACCTCGTCGCCAACCAGGTGACCGTCAACGACGAACGCACCCAGAAGTACGACCTGTCGACGCCGTACACCTACTCCGAGGGTGTGATCGTCACCCGGGCCGACGACAACGCGATCACCTCGCTCGCCGACCTGAACGGCAAGACGACGGCGCAGTCGGCGACGAGCAACTGGGCGCAGGTGGCCAGGGACGCGGGCGCGAACGTCGAATCCGTCGAGGGCTTCGTGCAGGCCATCACCCTGTTGAAGGACGGCCGGGTCGATGCGACCGTCAACGACAATCTGGCCGTCGCCGAATATCAGAAGCAGACCGGTGACACCGGGGTGAAGATCGCCGCCGAGACCGGTGACACGAGCGAGCAGGCGTTCGCCGCCCGCAAGGACAGCGGCCTGATGCCCGACATCGACAAGGCCCTGGACGAACTGCGCGCCGACGGCACACTCGCGCAGATCTCGCAGAAGTACTTCGGCACCGACGTGTCGGCACCGACCAACTGAGAGCCCGCCCGTGGACGACGCAACGGTCCAGCTGATCCTGGACAACCTGTGGCCGATGCTGAAGGCCACGATCACCATGACGATTCCGCTGACGATCATCAGCTTCACCATCGGTCTGGTGATCGCGTTGCTGGTCGCGCTCGCCCGGATCTCGTCGATCAGACCGCTGTCGGTGCTGGCCCGCTTCTACGTCTCCATCATCCGCGGCACCCCGCTGCTGGTGCAGTTGTTCATCGTGTTCTACGCGCTGCCGCAGTTCGGCGTGACGCTCGAACCGTTCCCGGCCGCGGTGATCGCGTTCAGCCTCAACGTCGGCGGCTACGCGGCCGAGGTGATCCGCGCGGCGATCCTGTCGATTCCGAAGGGACAGTGGGAAGCCGCGCAGACCATCGGCATGGGCTACACCACCACCCTGCAGCGGATCGTGCTGCCGCAGGCCACGCGGGTGGCCGTCCCTCCGCTGTCCAACACGCTGATCTCCCTGGTGAAGGACACGTCGCTGGCGTCGACGATACTGGTGACCGAACTGCTGCGCGTCGCCCAGCTCGCCGCCGCACCGACGTTCGACTTCTTCGCCCTCTACGGCGTCGCCGCGCTGTACTACTGGGTGATCTGCATCTTCCTGTCGGCCGTCCAGGTCCGGCTCGAAGCCCGACTCGACAGGTATGTGGCCAGATGACCGACACCCCTCCCCTCCTGCAGGTATCCGGCGTCGAGAAGTCGTTCGGCGACCATCAGGTTCTGCGCGACATCAGCTTCGACGTCGGGGCGGGCACGGTGACCGTCATCATCGGACCGTCGGGCTCCGGCAAGACGACGGTGTTGCGCACCCTCAACGCCCTCGACGTGGCGGACCGCGGGGTGATCTCCATCGGCGACGTGTCGGTGGATTTCGGCGCCGAGGTGAGCCGGTCGGCGCAGGCCCGGTTCCGCGCGCAGAGCGGGATGGTGTTCCAGGCCCACAACCTGTTTCCGCACAAGACCGTGATCCAGAACGTCACCGAGGGCCCTGTCGTGGTGCAGAAGCGGCCCAAGGACGAGGCGCGCGCGGACGCGATGCGGTTGCTGACGCAGGTGGGCCTGGCGGAGAAGGCGGACCAATATCCGTACCAGTTGTCGGGCGGTCAGCAGCAGCGGGTCGGTATCGCCAGGGCGCTCGCGCTGAAACCGAAGCTGATGCTGTTCGACGAGCCGACGTCCGCGCTCGACCCCGAACTGGTCGGGGAGGTGTTGCGGGTGATCCGGGATCTCGCGACCGAGGGCTGGACGATGGTGATCGTGACCCACGAGATCCGATTCGCGCAGCAGGTGGCCGACCAGGTGCTGTTCGTCGACAACGGTGTCGTGCTCGAACGCGGCACCCCGAAAGACGTGCTGACCAACCCGGCCGGGCCGCGACTACGGCAGTTCCTGCACCGGATCCTCGACCCGCTGTGAACCGTCAGCGCAGCGACTTCTCCATGAGCACGACGCTCGGCCACTCCACGTCGAAGT from Rhodococcus opacus B4 encodes:
- a CDS encoding SDR family NAD(P)-dependent oxidoreductase, with amino-acid sequence MNRFDNRRILVTGAASGIGQATALRLLEEGGTVVAADVSEDGLARTTELAEAAGTAGRLSVAAIDIGDETSVVDGVQRSVENLGGLDVLVNAAGILRASHTHETSLDLWNQVIGINLTGTFLMVRECLPALLRNERSVVVNFSSTSAAFAHPYMAAYAASKGGIQSFTHALALEYGKQGLRAVGVAPGSIKTGITDATSGYVPSDADWGLFAKLSPILPTTLESGGAAMGGPEQVAGVVAMLASDDGAFVTGTEIRIDGGTHA
- a CDS encoding SDR family NAD(P)-dependent oxidoreductase, yielding MSLPTPAADRTALVTGASSGIGTALSRELSRRGHQVVLVARRAEKLEELATELRAAGGRAHVLGADLSDRSARATLLDRVGELGLTLDILVNNAGLSTLGPVAASDPDAEMNMIEVDVTAVADLCSRALPGMVQRRRGAILNVASTAAFQPLPGQAAYAAGKAFVLSYTESLTGELKGTGVTATALCPGPVDTGFGETAGFAKEDAEAALPSFMWESPESVARTGIDGLDKGHMIAIPGLANRAASVFAHLAPNKLLVPVLASRHPGLRT
- a CDS encoding maleylpyruvate isomerase family mycothiol-dependent enzyme is translated as MTGDGDLQWAVANEFSALADLLDGISDAEWDTPSLCEGWRIREVVAHVTMAARYPEDQFMARLRECAFDFTRLSNEIARSDAELATAELVANLRSDIMRRWTPPGGGYHGALNHVVIHGLDATVPLGVSGRVPEETMRVVLNDLTAGGGHSNFGIDIEGRGLRATDLEWSYGSGAELRGTGEDLALMICGRTLPAGRVEGEPL
- a CDS encoding HNH endonuclease; its protein translation is MTLGEVVVGEVMAADLDELRAFTARLRCVEAGGDAGLGIEWLDAIESLKSVGCAVQAVITDGVATSIRADRRARGLPRSEWGRGIASQIALARRESPNRGGRHLGFAQALVHEMPHTLALLRSGRLNEWRATLLVRETACLSAADRGNVDRRLCSDPATLDGVGDRGLIAQAKALAVELDAASVVRRHRKAVSDRRVTTRPAPDSMAYLSVLMPVEQAVCLQATLGRDADSLIATGNSGGRTRSQLMVDLLFERGTGVSVASGVPVAVNLVLSDETLLAGGHEAAQLQGFGPVPAGIARRLVADAVDGDVETSLRRVYSCPQSGALTAMESPSRTFPKSLRQLIDLRDRTCRTPWCDAPIRHHDHIRSRRESGATTVDNGSGLCEACNYAKEGDGWTARPVHNPGGTHLIDLGTPTGHHYRSAAPPLPDPAHLRAS
- a CDS encoding PPOX class F420-dependent oxidoreductase; this translates as MTFTALGDESFVSLTTFRRSGEPVSTPVWIARDGDALIVTTPEESGKVKRLRNNGSVELRPCSRRGKVDAGVDPVAAVAEIVTDESISRRMAGTIRDAYGLEYRIVMFVERVLARRQKPRVLLRITPVTERVTPTTS
- a CDS encoding type II toxin-antitoxin system HipA family toxin, which gives rise to MVENLSGVDRADVYKGDRLAGSLVREGGDVVFRYDAAYLQDPGAPQVAWTIPTSSTEVRASGGSVPPFFAGLLPEGIRLRGAVAATKTSEDDHLTILMAVGADTIGDVRVLPAGVPPPETAPVFDPDAIERSDLRALFEHMSGHEAVKLDPTSLPGVQAKVSAQMYSTPIATEKGPAILKLSPPQGYPQLVENEHFFMGLAAQCGLPVADHQLVHDGKGNAGLLVARFDRRVDSSGRVIRTPQEDACQVMGMFPAAKYRLKTEGVITALAGVCERGGGSARVATLELLRLVAYSYAIGNGDLHGKNFSVQLAESGLWSVTPAYDLLCTQPYLGWRDPMALDFYGKANKLNRRHFVESGGRLGVPERAVTRMLDGVRKGIGRGLGEIESIGFTAKGTTLLRTLMERRSDELG
- a CDS encoding helix-turn-helix transcriptional regulator, which codes for MATPRRRERTETGGISDGFVARRHQLGLTQAELADLAGVSRSSVQSIESGRGTVQLDLVDAVADAMGCRLALLTRSGVEVVP
- a CDS encoding deoxyribonuclease IV is translated as MRIGAHVRQDEDPIGYGERLGADVIQMFLTDPQKWEKPPTHPRTDEIRDSPIDVVVHSSYVINVASLNNRLRMPSRNAVAQQAQAAADIGAIGLVVHGGHVRDGEDVNAGIVNWRKLFERQADKGGFPVPILIENTAGGDFAMARHFDAIDRLWQEVGDFGAGFCLDTCHAWAGGEDLVGVVERIKAITGRIDLVHLNNSRDEFDSARDRHANLADGTIDPELLAEVVRTAGAPVVLETPAEGLADDLAYLRETVG
- a CDS encoding SulP family inorganic anion transporter, coding for MPSLALRRPVWLHPKVFRIESLSALVVAMALIPEALSFSIIVGVDPRVGLFTAAIMAMTIAFTGGRPAMISAATGSVSLVLAPLMASHGLQYLIAAVFLGGAMQILLAVLGVARLMRFLPRSVMVGFCNALGILIFVHQFPYLTNVPWAVYALLAAGLVLLVWIPKLTTAVPAPLLVIVGLTAFTVLAGVAVPTVGDQGELPDGLPSLIGLPDVPLTVDTLRIIAPFALAMAVVGLLESLMSAKLVDSVTDTHSDKTRESWGQGVANIVTGLFGGMGGCALIGQTIINVKTGGARTRLSTFLSGAFLLILVVGLGDVVGTIPMAALVAVMVLVAATTFDWHSVRTLRRMPLSETLVMLSTVAGTLATDNLAIGVGVGVLVAMVLFARRVAHMVDVRGERDGDVKTYRVSGQLFFASSNDLVFSFDYADDPGRVVIDLSGATIWDASTVAALDGITTKYASRGTDVTVEGLNPVSEERYRRLTGRLGD